From Acidimicrobiia bacterium:
AACGCCGCGATGTTCATCGTCACCGTCGGCGTCCTCGCCGTCGGCGTGTACCCACAGGCCATCGCCCGCCTCGGCGAGCTCGCCTTCACACCGGGGTAGCGCAACCCACGAGCACCGTGACGCTCGAAGCGCGGATTGCGGCGCGGATCCGGCGGGAGGGTCCGATCGCGTTCGCCGACTTCCAGGCGATGGCACTCTACGACGAGCCCGACGGGTTCTTCACCGGTGGCGGTGGCGCGGGGCGCGGCGGGCGCGACTTCATGACCAGCCCCGAGGTCGGGTCACTGTTCGGTGCGCTCGTCGCCCGCCATCTCGACGCGGTCTGGCACCGCCTCGACGCGCCCGACCCGTTCGTGGTTGTAGAGGTCGGTGCCGGCCGCGGTCGCCTCGCCGCCGACGTGTTGCGCGCGGGTCCGGGATGTGCGCCAGCGTTGCGCTACGTCTTGATCGAGCGCTCGGCGCGGCTGCGCGCCGAGCAGCGCGAGCTCCTCACGCTCGAGCCCGCCGACGAAGCGCTAGGGCCGTTCGCTCGCCGCGCCGACCTCGACGAGCCGCTGGAAGCGGTGCCCGGGTCCGGACCGATCGTGAGCTCGCTGGACGACCTCCCGGCCATGTCCCTCGACGGTGTCGTCATCGCCAACGAGCTCCTCGACAACCTGCCCGTGCACCTCGTGGAACGCGTCGAGGGCGAGTGGAGCGAGGTCCGCGTGCGGCTCGACGACGAAGAGCGATTGGTCGAAGCGCTCGTTCCCGCGCCACCCGAGCTCGCGATCGAGGCCGATCGCGTCGGGTCCGCCGACGTGCCCGGCGGGAGCCGGCTCCCGATCCCGGTCGCGACCAAGGACTGGCTCGAGCGCATCGCGATGCTGCTCGACCACGGCGAGGTGCTGTTGATCGACTACATGGACGATGTGCGCGGGCTGCTGCAGCGCGGCCAAGCGAGCTGGTTGCGCACCTACGCCGGTCACGGTCGCGGTTCTGCCCCGCTCGACGCCCCGGGTCATCAGGACATTACGTGCGACGTGCCGATCGAGTACCTCGGCTTGGCGGCGGCACGCGCCGGGTTCACGATCGCGGGCGAGACGTCGCAAGCCGAGTGGTTGGCGGGGCTTGGCGTTGACGAGCTCGTCGCGGCAGGCGACGCCACATGGCGCGACCGCGCGCATATCGGAGATCTCGAGGCCATCGCGGGGCGCAGCCGCGGCGTCGAAGCCGCGGCACTCACCGACCCCGACGGGCTGGGTGCACACCGCGTCGTCACTCTCACAGTCGGAGCGGCGAGCGTTCCAAAGGACGGCGGTAGGTGACGGGTGGCTTTGCCGCCCGTCACCGGAGGAGACGAAGCCTGCGGAGTCGACCAGGGGTGCAGGTAACCTGCCGCCGAGCGAGCGCGACAAGGGGAGGTGTCTATGACCGACACGATCGAGTCTCTGCTCGCCGAGGGCCGGACCTTTCCGCCCCCTGCGCCGTTCAAGAAGCGCGCGCGCGTCACCGACGCCGAGCTCTACGACGAGGCGAACACCGACTTCGAGGGCTTTTGGGCCAAGCAAGCGGCCGACCTCCTCGACTGGTACGAGGAATGGCACACGGTCCTCGAATGGGACCTGCCCTTCGCCAAGTGGTTCGTCGGCGGCAAGATCAACGCGTCGTACAACTGCCTCGATCGCCACGTCGCCGCCGGTCACGGCGACAAGGTCGCGTATCACTGGGAAGGTGAGCCCGGTGACACGCGCACGATCACGTACGCGCAGCTCCTCGACGAGGTGAGTCGCCTCGCCAACGCGTTGAAGGCGCTGGGCGTCGGCAAGGGCGATCGGGTGAACATCTACCTCGGAATGGTGCCCGAGCTCCCGATGGCGCTTCTCGCGTGCTCGCGCATCGGCGCGCCCCACTCGGTGGTGTTCGGTGGGTTCTCCGCCGACTCACTGCGCGATCGCATCAACGACGCCGAGGCCAAGGTCCTCATCACCGGCGACGGCGCGTGGCGACGCGGGACGATCGTGCCCCTCAAGGACACCGCCGACGCTGCAGTCGCCGACTGCCCGTCAATCGAGAAGGTGTTGGTGCTGCGGCGCACCGAGCAGGACGTTCCCTGGACCGACGGGCGCGAC
This genomic window contains:
- a CDS encoding SAM-dependent methyltransferase; amino-acid sequence: MTLEARIAARIRREGPIAFADFQAMALYDEPDGFFTGGGGAGRGGRDFMTSPEVGSLFGALVARHLDAVWHRLDAPDPFVVVEVGAGRGRLAADVLRAGPGCAPALRYVLIERSARLRAEQRELLTLEPADEALGPFARRADLDEPLEAVPGSGPIVSSLDDLPAMSLDGVVIANELLDNLPVHLVERVEGEWSEVRVRLDDEERLVEALVPAPPELAIEADRVGSADVPGGSRLPIPVATKDWLERIAMLLDHGEVLLIDYMDDVRGLLQRGQASWLRTYAGHGRGSAPLDAPGHQDITCDVPIEYLGLAAARAGFTIAGETSQAEWLAGLGVDELVAAGDATWRDRAHIGDLEAIAGRSRGVEAAALTDPDGLGAHRVVTLTVGAASVPKDGGR